Proteins encoded together in one Pseudomonadota bacterium window:
- a CDS encoding 50S ribosomal protein L34 has product MKRTFQPSNLKMKRKHGFRARSSSAAGRLILNRRRQKGRKRLSA; this is encoded by the coding sequence ATGAAAAGAACATTTCAGCCCAGTAATTTGAAAATGAAAAGAAAACATGGTTTTCGTGCCCGTAGCAGCAGCGCCGCCGGTCGTCTGATATTGAACAGACGGAGACAAAAAGGAAGAAAACGTCTCTCGGCCTGA
- the rnpA gene encoding ribonuclease P protein component, with the protein MVSQNLPPSERLKKRREYLDLFNRGKKVNARHLILFTGANGGQQAKLGITASRRVGGAVVRNRVKRLIREYYRRHKNVFATGINYSLVVKESFGRLSREEAEDQLALLLEKGSRRFGQC; encoded by the coding sequence GTGGTTTCACAGAATCTGCCCCCAAGTGAAAGATTGAAAAAAAGGCGAGAATATCTTGATCTGTTTAATCGGGGCAAGAAAGTCAATGCCAGGCATCTCATTCTTTTTACCGGAGCTAATGGCGGGCAACAAGCCAAATTAGGTATTACCGCTAGCCGAAGGGTAGGCGGCGCGGTAGTCAGAAACCGGGTCAAACGATTGATCAGAGAATATTATCGCCGGCATAAGAATGTTTTTGCAACGGGAATAAATTATTCGCTGGTTGTGAAGGAGAGTTTCGGTCGCTTATCAAGAGAAGAAGCCGAGGACCAACTGGCTCTTCTTCTCGAAAAAGGTAGTCGTCGTTTCGGCCAATGCTGA
- the yidD gene encoding membrane protein insertion efficiency factor YidD — protein sequence MKKICILIVKLYQFFLAPYFGHSCRFYPSCSQYMLDALEKYGLRRGILKGLWRIMRCSPLSPGGYDPA from the coding sequence CTGAAAAAAATCTGCATATTAATAGTTAAACTATATCAGTTTTTCCTGGCTCCCTATTTCGGTCATTCCTGTCGTTTTTACCCCTCCTGTTCACAATACATGCTTGATGCTCTGGAAAAATATGGTTTACGGCGCGGGATTCTTAAAGGTCTCTGGCGGATCATGCGTTGCAGTCCTTTATCTCCGGGTGGCTATGATCCGGCTTAA